From Solwaraspora sp. WMMD1047, the proteins below share one genomic window:
- a CDS encoding class F sortase → MARSPENPAARGAGGSHGSPWRAAGVAVVAALALGGSGLIVVAFTGEPEAPPQPPAEAAPSDLASLLAVPPGAGPTDLSSATATAIPAPTGTAAPTTGPTPGGPATPTAAPSPTGPAPLPRSEPVGIRIPKIGVKAKTLSLGLDKEGMVQVPSLDQAQHAGWFNLGPSPGEVGAAVVVGHVDSHKTGPAVFFKLGLLRPGDKITVNRKDGKDATFVVDAVKSFPKTAFPTDLVYSRTAFPTLRVVTCGGRFDQKTGNYPDNIIVFATIAGAPRL, encoded by the coding sequence ATGGCACGCTCGCCTGAAAACCCGGCGGCTAGGGGCGCCGGCGGCAGTCACGGGTCACCGTGGCGCGCCGCCGGCGTCGCCGTCGTCGCCGCGCTGGCCCTCGGCGGCAGCGGGCTGATCGTGGTGGCCTTCACCGGTGAGCCGGAGGCACCGCCGCAGCCACCGGCCGAGGCCGCCCCGAGCGACCTCGCGTCGCTGCTGGCGGTACCTCCGGGCGCCGGGCCGACCGATCTGTCATCCGCCACGGCGACCGCGATACCGGCGCCGACCGGCACCGCGGCGCCGACCACCGGACCCACGCCCGGTGGCCCGGCCACCCCGACCGCCGCGCCGAGCCCGACCGGGCCGGCACCGCTGCCCCGGTCCGAACCGGTCGGCATCCGGATCCCGAAGATCGGCGTGAAGGCCAAGACCCTCTCCCTCGGACTGGACAAGGAGGGCATGGTCCAGGTGCCTTCGCTGGACCAGGCCCAGCACGCGGGCTGGTTCAACCTGGGACCGAGCCCCGGTGAGGTCGGCGCGGCGGTGGTCGTCGGGCACGTCGACTCGCACAAGACCGGTCCGGCGGTCTTCTTCAAGCTCGGCCTGCTCCGGCCGGGAGACAAGATCACCGTCAACCGCAAGGACGGCAAGGACGCCACCTTCGTGGTCGACGCGGTCAAGTCGTTCCCGAAGACGGCCTTCCCGACCGACCTCGTCTACAGCCGTACCGCGTTTCCCACCCTGCGGGTGGTGACCTGCGGCGGCCGGTTCGACCAGAAGACGGGCAACTATCCGGACAACATCATCGTGTTCGCCACCATCGCGGGGGCACCCCGGCTGTGA
- a CDS encoding TerC family protein: MIELLLQPELWVAFATLLLLEVVLGIDNIVFISILAGRLPEHQQARARTIGLSLALVTRLLLLASLSWVIGLTAPLFTVFGQEISGRDLILLLGGAFLLAKATYEIHENLEGHAGSESRKAATFTSVIIQILILDIVFSLDSVITAVGMVDQLFIMVAAVVVAMAIMLISAGAISDFVNRHPTVKMLALSFLLLIGGSLIAEGLDQHIPKGYVYGPIAFSVFVEFLNLRARARAERRRGKTAEPVHLHPTYVKQRTAAESAPAGTSTGTPADSH, translated from the coding sequence ATGATCGAGCTTCTACTGCAGCCCGAGCTCTGGGTAGCCTTCGCCACCCTGCTCCTGCTGGAGGTCGTCCTCGGCATCGACAACATCGTCTTCATCTCGATCCTGGCCGGCCGGCTGCCCGAACACCAGCAGGCCCGGGCCCGCACCATCGGCCTCTCCCTCGCGTTGGTCACCCGACTGCTGCTGCTCGCCTCGCTCTCCTGGGTGATCGGCCTGACCGCGCCACTGTTCACGGTCTTCGGTCAGGAGATCTCCGGGCGGGACCTGATCCTGCTGCTCGGTGGGGCGTTCCTGCTCGCCAAGGCGACCTACGAGATCCACGAGAACCTGGAGGGCCACGCCGGCTCGGAGTCGCGCAAGGCCGCCACCTTCACCAGCGTCATCATCCAGATCCTCATCCTGGACATCGTCTTCTCGCTGGACTCGGTGATCACCGCGGTCGGCATGGTCGACCAGCTCTTCATCATGGTCGCCGCCGTCGTGGTGGCGATGGCGATCATGCTCATCTCGGCCGGCGCGATCAGCGACTTCGTCAACCGGCACCCGACCGTGAAGATGCTCGCCCTCTCCTTCCTGCTGCTGATCGGCGGCAGCCTGATCGCCGAGGGCCTGGACCAGCACATCCCCAAGGGGTACGTCTACGGCCCGATCGCCTTCTCGGTCTTCGTCGAGTTCCTCAACCTGCGGGCCCGGGCCCGGGCGGAGCGCCGTCGCGGCAAGACCGCCGAGCCGGTGCACCTGCACCCGACCTACGTCAAGCAGCGGACGGCGGCCGAGTCCGCGCCGGCCGGGACCTCGACCGGCACGCCCGCCGACAGCCACTAG
- a CDS encoding glycoside hydrolase family 6 protein, with product MNLRSRLSGRRKALALAGAGTLVAAGLVTIPVTAAFAAPGCNVTYAANQWQGGFTANVTINNIGDPLTSWTLRFTFPNSSQRVQQGWSANWTQSGSQVTATNMAWNGNLATGASTSIGFNGAWSGSNPAPTAFTINGVACNGGQQPTTPPPNPTTPPPNPTTPPPNPTTPPPNPTTPPPGQRVDNPYVGARGYVNPEWSAKAAAEPGGDRISNISTAVWLDRRAAIEGTPDSSSNGPMGLADHLDEALVQANGQPLTIQIVIYNLPGRDCAALASNGELGPDDLPIYKSEYIDPIAAIMGDTKYRSLRIVAIIEIDSLPNLVTNTGSRETATAACDTMLANRGYVDGVGYALAKLGAIPNVYNYVDAGHHGWIGWDSNFRPSAQIFAQAARASGSTPANVHGFIANTANYSATVEPYLTITEQNRQSDWIDWNQYVDEQSFAQALRTELISQGFSSNIGMLIDTSRNGWGGPDRPTGPVTSGDINEQVDGSRIDRRIHLGNWCNQSGAGLGERPRAAPAPGIDAYVWVKPPGESDGSSTLIDNDEGKGFDRMCDPTYGGNVRNGNNPSGALPGAPISGAWFSAQLQELMENAYPPL from the coding sequence ATGAATTTACGGAGTAGGTTGTCCGGCCGCCGCAAGGCGCTGGCGCTGGCGGGCGCGGGCACCCTGGTGGCCGCCGGCCTCGTCACCATCCCGGTCACCGCGGCGTTCGCGGCCCCGGGGTGCAACGTGACGTACGCGGCCAACCAGTGGCAGGGCGGCTTCACCGCCAACGTCACCATCAACAACATCGGTGACCCGCTGACCAGCTGGACGCTGCGGTTCACCTTCCCGAACAGCAGCCAGCGGGTGCAGCAGGGCTGGTCGGCGAACTGGACCCAGTCCGGCAGCCAGGTGACCGCCACCAACATGGCGTGGAACGGAAACCTCGCCACCGGCGCCTCCACCAGCATCGGCTTCAACGGTGCGTGGAGCGGCAGCAACCCGGCGCCGACCGCGTTCACCATCAACGGGGTGGCGTGCAACGGCGGCCAGCAGCCCACCACGCCGCCGCCGAACCCGACGACGCCGCCGCCGAACCCGACCACCCCGCCGCCGAACCCGACGACGCCGCCGCCGAACCCGACGACGCCGCCGCCCGGACAGCGGGTCGACAACCCGTACGTCGGCGCCCGTGGCTACGTCAACCCGGAGTGGTCGGCCAAGGCCGCCGCCGAGCCCGGTGGCGACCGGATCTCCAACATCTCGACGGCCGTCTGGCTGGACCGGCGGGCCGCGATCGAGGGCACCCCGGACAGCAGCTCGAACGGTCCGATGGGTCTCGCCGACCACCTCGACGAGGCACTGGTGCAGGCCAACGGGCAGCCGCTGACGATCCAGATCGTCATCTACAACCTGCCCGGCCGGGACTGCGCCGCGCTCGCCTCCAACGGTGAGCTGGGCCCGGACGACCTGCCCATCTACAAGTCCGAGTACATCGACCCGATCGCCGCGATCATGGGCGACACGAAGTACCGCAGCCTGCGGATCGTCGCGATCATCGAGATCGACTCGCTGCCGAACCTGGTGACCAACACCGGTTCGCGGGAGACCGCGACGGCGGCCTGCGACACCATGCTGGCCAACCGCGGCTACGTCGACGGTGTCGGCTACGCGCTGGCCAAGCTGGGCGCGATCCCGAACGTCTACAACTACGTGGACGCCGGCCACCACGGCTGGATCGGCTGGGACAGCAACTTCCGTCCCTCGGCGCAGATCTTCGCCCAGGCCGCCCGTGCCTCGGGCAGCACCCCGGCGAACGTGCACGGCTTCATCGCCAACACCGCCAACTACTCGGCCACCGTCGAGCCCTACCTGACGATCACCGAGCAGAACCGCCAGTCCGACTGGATCGACTGGAACCAGTACGTGGACGAGCAGTCGTTCGCCCAGGCACTGCGGACCGAACTGATCTCGCAGGGCTTCTCGTCGAACATCGGCATGCTGATCGACACCTCCCGCAACGGGTGGGGCGGCCCCGACCGGCCGACCGGTCCGGTGACCAGCGGTGACATCAACGAACAGGTCGACGGCTCCCGCATCGACCGCCGGATCCACCTCGGCAACTGGTGCAACCAGAGCGGCGCCGGCCTCGGCGAGCGTCCGCGGGCCGCGCCGGCCCCTGGCATCGACGCCTACGTCTGGGTCAAGCCGCCGGGTGAGTCGGACGGCTCCAGCACCCTGATCGACAACGATGAGGGCAAGGGCTTCGACCGGATGTGCGACCCGACCTACGGCGGCAACGTGCGCAACGGCAACAACCCCAGCGGTGCGCTCCCGGGCGCCCCGATCTCGGGCGCCTGGTTCTCCGCTCAGCTCCAGGAGCTGATGGAGAACGCCTACCCGCCGCTGTAG